A single Vulpes lagopus strain Blue_001 chromosome 3, ASM1834538v1, whole genome shotgun sequence DNA region contains:
- the TIGD6 gene encoding tigger transposable element-derived protein 6: MANKGNKKRRQFSLEEKMKVVEAVDSGKRKGDVAKEFGITPSTLSTFLKDRAKFEEKVREASVGPQRKRMRNALYDDIDKAVFAWFQEIHAKNILVTGSVIRKKALNLANMLGYDNFQASVGWLNRFRDRHGIALKAVCREDSDRLMNGLGIDKVNEWHAGEIIKLIADYSPDDIFNADETGVFFQLLPQHTLAAKGDHCRGGKKAKQRLTALFCCNASGTEKMRPLIVGRSANPHCLRNVHSLPCDYRANQWAWMTQDLFNEWLMQVDARMKQAERRILLLIDNCSAHNMLPRLERIQVGYLPSNCTAVLQPLNLGIIHTTKVLYRSHLLKQILLKLRSSEDHEEVDIRQAIDMIAAAWWSVKQSTVVRCWQKAGIIPMELMDSDTEAAVSEPEVAIEKLWHSVAIATCVPNEINVQDFITADDDLIISQELIDTEVIPGMEVGENTDEAGSEEEEEASLAQQPKITITEAISSVQKLRQFLSTCKGVPDAIFGQLNGIDEYLMRKMTQTLVDSKIADFLETK; encoded by the coding sequence ATGGCAAACAAGGGGAACAAGAAACGTCGGCAGTTCTCCctggaggagaaaatgaaagttgTGGAAGCTGTAGactcaggaaagaggaaaggtgATGTGGCAAAAGAATTCGGTATCACTCCTTCTACTTTGTCTACGTTCTTAAAGGATAGGGCCAAATTTGAAGAGAAGGTACGGGAAGCATCTGTAGGACCCCAGCGGAAAAGGATGAGGAACGCTCTCTATGACGACATTGATAAGGCTGTTTTTGCTTGGTTTCAGGAAATCCATGCCAAAAACATTCTTGTGACTGGTTCTGTCATTCGGAAAAAAGCACTAAACTTGGCCAACATGCTTGGCTATGACAATTTCCAAGCAAGTGTGGGCTGGCTGAACAGATTTAGGGACCGCCACGGAATTGCTTTGAAAGCAGTCTGTAGAGAGGATAGTGACAGATTAATGAATGGTCTAGGAATAGATAAGGTTAATGAGTGGCATGCAGGGGAAATTATAAAACTGATTGCAGACTACAGCCCAGATGATATCTTTAATGCTGACGAGACAGGAGTGTTTTTCCAGTTGCTTCCCCAGCACACGCTTGCTGCTAAAGGGGACCATTGTAGAGGAGGCAAGAAAGCAAAGCAGCGGTTGACAGCACTCTTTTGTTGCAATGCTTCCGGGACTGAAAAAATGAGACCATTGATTGTTGGTAGGTCAGCCAACCCACACTGTCTCAGGAACGTCCATTCCCTCCCATGTGATTATCGAGCCAACCAGTGGGCATGGATGACGCAGGATCTGTTCAATGAGTGGCTGATGCAAGTGGATGCCAGGATGAAGCAGGCAGAGCGCCGCATCCTCCTGCTCATTGACAACTGCTCTGCTCACAACATGCTGCCCCGCTTGGAAAGGATTCAGGTGGGCTACCTGCCCTCTAACTGTACTGCCGTCCTGCAGCCACTGAATCTCGGCATAATTCATACCACGAAAGTGCTGTACCGAAGCCACCTCCTGAAACAGATCCTCCTCAAGCTCCGCAGCAGTGAAGATCACGAAGAGGTGGACATTAGGCAGGCCATTGACATGATTGCTGCAGCATGGTGGTCAGTCAAGCAGTCCACGGTGGTGAGATGCTGGCAGAAGGCAGGCATCATCCCTATGGAACTGATGGATTCTGACACAGAAGCAGCAGTCAGTGAACCAGAGGTAGCCATTGAGAAGTTGTGGCACTCCGTGGCTATTGCCACTTGTGTCCCCAATGAAATCAATGTCCAGGACTTTATCACTGCAGATGATGACCTCATCATCTCGCAAGAGCTGATAGACACAGAGGTCATCCCGGGCATGGAGGTTGGTGAAAATACAGATGAAGCCGGaagtgaagaggaagaggaggcatcTTTAGCACAGCAGCCAAAAATCACCATCACAGAGGCCATCTCAAGTGTACAGAAACTTAGACAGTTCCTTTCCACTTGCAAAGGGGTTCCTGATGCCATTTTTGGACAGCTGAATGGTATTGATGAATACttaatgagaaaaatgacacAAACTCTTGTTGACTCCAAAATTGCAGATTTCCTTGAAACAAAATAA
- the SLC26A2 gene encoding sulfate transporter — translation MSLESKQQHDLSLKNSVEGNDQHSPLSNMHPELEKQSSTDFKQFEVNDQCTLYRRIHMEPREKSSTNFKQFVIKKLQKSCQCSPAKAKNMIFDFLPVLRWLPKYDLKKNILGDVMSGLIVGILLVPQSIAYSLLAGQEPIYGLYTSFFASIIYFLLGTSRHISVGIFGILCLMIGEVVDRELHKAGYDTADNAPSDLGLVLNGSTLLNQTSDWICDRSCYAIAVGSTVTFMAGVYQVAMGFFQVGFVSVYLSDALLSGFVTGASFTILTSQAKYLLGLSLPRSNGVGSLITTWIHIFKNIHKTNICDLITSLLCLLVLLPTKELNEHFKSKLKAPIPTELIVVVAATLASHFGKLNEKYNTSIAGSIPTGFMPPTAPDWNLIPSLAVDAIAISIIGFAITVSLSEMFAKKHGYSVKANQEMYAIGFCNIIPSFFHCFTTSAALAKTLVKESTGCQTQLSGVVTAMVLLLVLLVIAPLFYSLQKSVLGVITIVNLRGALRKFKDLPKMWKVSRMDTVIWFVTMLSSALISTEIGLLIGVCFSMFCVILRTQKPKTSLLGLVEESEIFESMSAYKNLQTKPGIKIFRFVAPLYYINKECFKSALYKKTLNPVLVKAAQKKAAKRKITKETVILSGVQDEVSVQLSHDPLELQTIVIDCSAIQFLDTAGIHTLKEVRRDYEAIGIQVLLAQCNPSVRDSLARGEYCKKEEENLLFYSVYEAMAFAEESQNQKGVCIPNGLSLSSD, via the exons ATGTCTTTGGAAAGTAAACAACAACATGATCTGTCACTCAAGAATTCAGTTGAAGGAAATGACCAACACAGTCCTCTGTCTAATATGCATCCAGAGCTTGAAAAGCAATCAAGTACTGACTTCAAGCAATTTGAAGTCAATGATCAATGCACACTTTATCGTAGGATCCATATGGAGCCTCGAGAGAAATCAAGTACTAACTTCAAGCAATTTGTCATTAAAAAACTGCAGAAGAGTTGCCAGTGCAGTCCAGCCAAAgccaaaaatatgatttttgatTTCCTTCCTGTTTTGCGATGGCTCCCAAAATATGatctgaagaaaaacattttagggGATGTGATGTCTGGTTTGATTGTGGGCATCTTATTAGTGCCCCAGTCCATTGCTTATTCCCTCTTGGCTGGCCAAGAACCTATCTATGGTCTGTACACATCATTTTTTGCCAGCATCATTTATTTCCTGTTGGGTACCTCCCGTCACATTTCTGTGGGCATTTTTGGAATATTGTGCCTTATGATTGGTGAGGTAGTTGACCGAGAACTACACAAAGCTGGCTATGACACTGCCGATAATGCGCCTTCTGATTTAGGACTGGTTTTGAATGGGAGCACGTTATTAAACCAGACATCAGACTGGATATGTGACAGAAGTTGCTATGCAATTGCAGTTGGCAGCACTGTGACCTTTATGGCTGGAGTTTATCAG GTAGCGATGGGCTTCTTTCAAGTGGGCTTTGTTTCTGTCTACCTCTCAGATGCCTTGCTGAGTGGATTTGTCACTGGTGCCTCCTTCACTATTCTTACATCTCAGGCCAAGTATCTCCTTGGGCTCAGCCTTCCTCGGAGTAATGGTGTGGGCTCGCTCATCACTACGTGGATACATATCTTCAAAAACATCCATAAGACCAATATCTGTGATCTCATCACCAGCCTTTTGTGCCTTTTGGTTCTTTTGCCAACCAAAGAACTCAATGAGCACTTCAAGTCCAAGCTTAAGGCACCAATTCCTACTGAACTCATTGTTGTTGTGGCAGCCACATTAGCCTCTCATTTTGGAAAActaaatgagaaatataataCCAGTATTGCTGGGTCTATTCCCACAGGGTTTATGCCACCCACAGCACCGGACTGGAACCTAATTCCTAGTTTGGCCGTAGATGCAATAGCTATTTCAATCATTGGTTTTGCTATTACTGTATCACTTTCTGAGATGTTTGCCAAAAAACATGGCTACTCAGTCAAAGCTAATCAGGAAATGTATGCCATTGGCTTTTGCAATATCATCCCTTCCTTCTTCCACTGCTTTACTACTAGTGCAGCTCTTGCAAAGACCTTGGTTAAAGAATCAACAGGCTGCCAAACTCAGCTTTCTGGTGTGGTTACAGCCATGGTTCTTCTGTTGGTCCTCCTAGTAATAGCTCCTTTATTCTATTCCCTTCAGAAAAGTGTCCTTGGTGTAATCACCATTGTAAATCTCCGGGGAGCCTTACGTAAGTTTAAGGATCTGCCCAAAATGTGGAAGGTTAGCAGAATGGATACGGTTATCTGGTTTGTTACCATGCTGTCCTCTGCACTGATAAGTACTGAAATAGGCCTGCTTATTGGGGTTTGTTTTTCTATGTTTTGTGTCATTCTCCGTACTCAGAAGCCAAAGACTTCATTGCTTGGTTTGGTGGAAGAGTCTGAAATCTTTGAATCCATGTCTGCTTACAAGAATCTGCAGACTAAGCCGGGAATCAAGATATTCCGTTTTGTAGCCCCTCTCTACTACATAAACAAAGAATGTTTTAAATCTGCTTTATACAAAAAAACACTCAACCCAGTCTTAGTAAAGGCAGCTCAGAAGAAGGCCGCAAAGAGAAAGATCACAAAGGAAACAGTGATTCTCAGTGGTGTCCAGGATGAAGTTTCAGTGCAACTTTCCCATGATCCCTTGGAGCTTCAAACCATAGTGATTGACTGCAGTGCAATACAGTTTTTAGATACAGCGGGGATTCATACGCTGAAAGAGGTTCGTAGAGATTATGAAGCCATTGGCATCCAGGTTCTGCTGGCTCAGTGCAATCCCTCTGTGAGGGATTCCCTGGCACGTGGAGAGTAttgcaaaaaggaagaagaaaaccttCTCTTTTATAGTGTGTATGAAGCAATGGCCTTTGCAGAAGAATCTCAGAATCAGAAAGGAGTGTGTATTCCCAATGGTCTAAGCCTTTCCAGTGATTGA